A single genomic interval of Stieleria maiorica harbors:
- a CDS encoding ATP-dependent Clp protease ATP-binding subunit, giving the protein MYERFTDRARKVMQLANQEAQRFNHEYIGTEHILLGLVKEGSGVAANVLKNLDVDLRKIRLEVEKLVQSGPEMVTVGKLPQTPRAKKVIEYSMEEARNLNHSYVGTEHILLGLLREQEGVAAQVLMNLGLKLEDVREEVLNLLGHGLEGAEVGERGGRGSEEGSSSGSSGKSGKSKTPALDSFGRDLTELARKGELDPVIGREREIERAIQILCRRTKNNPVLLGEAGVGKTAIVEGFAQKVIEGEVPEILAEKRIVVLDLAMMVAGTKYRGQFEERIKAVMTEVRRVKNTILFIDELHTLVGAGGAEGAIDAANVLKPALARGEIQCIGATTLDEYRKYIEKDNALARRFQEIIVEPTGKEETIEILKGLRERYEEHHRVQITDDAVVSAVEMSERYITARCLPDKAIDVIDEAGARVRLRTMTRPPDLKEIDEEVEQLNKEKEDAVANQDFEKAANLRDQAEKLRKKKDQITQDWREKSQQTDGVVDEEVIAEVVSKMTGIPLTRLSTEDSLRLMRMEEELHKRVVSQDLAVSAVAKAVRRSRSGLKDPRRPTGSFIFAGPTGVGKTLLAKALAEYMFGDSDALVHIDMSEYMEKHNVSRLIGAPPGFVGYEEGGQLTEKIRRRPYAVVLFDEIEKAHPDVFNMMLQVMEEGRLTDSFGRNVDFRNTILIMTTNAGAEAIKNESAFGFQKSDTDASYESMKTRVMEQIERVFRPEFLNRLDDTIIFRHLTREDLKLVIDFELSKVRERLLDRGLALELQDEAKEFLIRRGTDLDYGARPLRRAIEQRIEDPLSEELLRGAFEGKDTIVVKGILENSDGNSIAPSDMTITEDGKMIDPDGKKVKVVRLEFHGETRGHTEEKEQPVSAAVGESEESKDESND; this is encoded by the coding sequence ATGTACGAACGATTTACCGACCGCGCTCGCAAAGTGATGCAACTGGCCAACCAGGAAGCACAGCGCTTTAACCACGAATACATCGGCACCGAGCACATTTTGCTCGGGCTGGTGAAAGAAGGCAGTGGTGTGGCCGCGAATGTTTTGAAGAACCTGGACGTCGATCTTCGCAAGATTCGGTTGGAGGTCGAGAAACTGGTCCAAAGCGGTCCCGAGATGGTGACCGTCGGCAAGCTGCCGCAAACGCCGCGGGCCAAGAAGGTGATCGAGTACTCGATGGAGGAGGCTCGGAATCTGAACCACAGCTACGTCGGCACCGAGCACATTCTGCTGGGGCTGCTGCGAGAGCAAGAAGGCGTCGCCGCCCAGGTGTTGATGAACCTGGGGCTGAAACTGGAAGACGTCCGCGAAGAAGTGCTCAATCTGCTCGGCCACGGCCTCGAAGGCGCCGAAGTCGGCGAGCGTGGCGGACGCGGATCCGAAGAAGGCAGTTCCAGCGGATCGTCCGGCAAGAGCGGCAAGAGCAAGACGCCGGCCCTGGACAGCTTCGGTCGCGATCTGACGGAACTCGCCCGCAAGGGTGAACTGGATCCGGTCATCGGACGCGAACGCGAAATCGAACGCGCCATCCAAATCCTCTGCCGCCGCACCAAGAACAATCCGGTGCTGCTGGGCGAAGCCGGTGTCGGCAAGACGGCGATCGTCGAAGGGTTCGCCCAAAAAGTGATCGAGGGCGAAGTCCCCGAGATCCTGGCCGAAAAACGCATCGTCGTCCTGGACCTTGCGATGATGGTCGCCGGGACGAAGTACCGCGGTCAATTCGAAGAACGCATCAAAGCGGTCATGACCGAAGTCCGTCGTGTGAAGAACACGATCCTGTTCATCGACGAACTCCACACCCTGGTCGGTGCCGGTGGTGCCGAAGGTGCGATCGACGCCGCCAACGTTCTCAAACCGGCCCTGGCCCGTGGCGAGATCCAGTGCATCGGTGCTACGACGCTGGACGAGTACCGCAAGTACATCGAAAAAGACAACGCCCTGGCGCGACGTTTCCAAGAGATCATCGTCGAACCGACCGGCAAAGAGGAAACGATCGAGATCCTGAAAGGGCTTCGCGAACGCTACGAAGAACACCACCGCGTTCAGATCACCGACGACGCCGTGGTCTCGGCCGTCGAAATGAGCGAACGCTACATCACCGCACGCTGCCTGCCCGACAAGGCGATCGATGTGATCGACGAAGCCGGTGCCCGGGTGCGTCTGCGTACGATGACCCGTCCGCCGGATCTGAAAGAAATCGATGAAGAAGTCGAGCAGCTGAACAAGGAAAAAGAAGACGCGGTCGCCAACCAAGACTTCGAAAAAGCCGCCAACTTGCGCGATCAGGCCGAGAAGCTTCGCAAGAAGAAAGACCAGATCACCCAAGACTGGCGGGAGAAGAGTCAACAGACCGACGGCGTGGTCGACGAAGAAGTGATCGCGGAGGTCGTCAGCAAGATGACCGGCATCCCGCTGACCCGGCTGTCGACCGAAGACAGCTTGCGGTTGATGCGGATGGAGGAAGAACTGCACAAACGCGTCGTCAGCCAGGACCTGGCGGTTTCGGCCGTTGCCAAGGCGGTCCGACGCAGCCGCAGCGGTTTGAAGGATCCGCGACGCCCCACCGGTTCGTTCATCTTCGCCGGACCGACCGGTGTCGGTAAAACGTTGTTGGCCAAAGCGCTTGCCGAATACATGTTCGGCGACAGCGACGCGCTCGTGCACATCGACATGAGCGAGTACATGGAGAAACACAACGTCAGCCGACTGATCGGGGCGCCTCCCGGGTTCGTCGGTTATGAAGAAGGCGGCCAGTTGACGGAAAAAATCCGCCGCCGACCGTACGCCGTGGTGCTGTTCGATGAAATCGAAAAGGCTCACCCCGACGTGTTCAACATGATGCTGCAGGTGATGGAAGAAGGGCGTTTGACCGATTCGTTCGGCCGCAACGTGGACTTCCGCAACACGATCCTGATCATGACGACCAACGCCGGTGCCGAAGCGATCAAGAACGAATCCGCGTTCGGGTTCCAAAAATCCGACACCGACGCCAGCTACGAGTCGATGAAGACTCGCGTGATGGAACAAATCGAACGCGTCTTCCGCCCCGAGTTCCTGAACCGGTTGGACGACACGATCATCTTCCGTCACCTGACCCGTGAAGATTTGAAGCTGGTCATCGATTTCGAACTGTCCAAGGTCCGCGAGCGATTGCTCGACCGCGGCTTGGCCCTGGAACTGCAGGACGAAGCGAAGGAGTTCCTGATCCGTCGCGGAACCGACCTGGATTACGGTGCACGTCCGCTGCGTCGCGCGATCGAGCAACGCATCGAAGATCCGCTCAGCGAAGAATTGCTGCGTGGTGCGTTCGAAGGCAAGGACACGATCGTGGTCAAAGGGATCCTGGAAAACTCCGACGGCAACTCGATCGCTCCGAGCGACATGACGATCACCGAAGACGGGAAGATGATCGACCCCGATGGCAAGAAGGTGAAAGTCGTCCGACTGGAATTCCACGGCGAAACCCGCGGGCACACCGAAGAGAAGGAGCAACCGGTCAGCGCCGCGGTCGGCGAAAGCGAAGAAAGCAAGGATGAGTCGAACGACTGA
- a CDS encoding thioredoxin family protein, translating to MSLDYTALFEQGLDYNAFLTKYGNPAQQDRWAAVHREVRIDPAQRELLGGFTREMKVLVSAGVWCGDCINQCPVFDHFADANANIRVRFFDRDDHSEFAAAISTCGGHRVPSVLFLSEDNYVCGRYGDRTLATYRHMAATQLGPSCPTGIGAVNVDLLTAVTAEWLAEFERIQLMLRLSGRLREKHGD from the coding sequence ATGTCGCTCGACTATACTGCCCTGTTCGAACAAGGGCTCGACTACAACGCGTTTTTGACCAAGTACGGCAATCCGGCCCAGCAGGACCGCTGGGCTGCGGTGCATCGTGAAGTCCGGATTGATCCGGCCCAGCGTGAACTGCTGGGTGGATTCACCCGTGAAATGAAAGTCCTGGTCTCCGCCGGGGTCTGGTGCGGTGATTGCATCAACCAGTGCCCGGTGTTCGACCATTTCGCCGACGCCAACGCGAACATTCGCGTGCGTTTTTTTGATCGCGACGACCACAGCGAATTCGCCGCGGCCATCTCGACCTGCGGCGGGCATCGCGTCCCCTCGGTGCTGTTTCTCAGCGAAGACAATTATGTCTGCGGACGCTACGGAGACCGGACGCTGGCGACGTACCGGCACATGGCCGCCACCCAGCTCGGGCCCAGTTGCCCGACCGGCATCGGCGCGGTCAACGTCGATCTGCTGACCGCCGTGACCGCCGAATGGCTGGCCGAGTTCGAAAGGATCCAGCTGATGCTGCGATTGTCCGGGCGGTTGCGCGAAAAGCACGGCGATTGA